From Spirosoma aerolatum, one genomic window encodes:
- a CDS encoding T9SS type A sorting domain-containing protein yields the protein MNHFFRTLGTTVCLLLSFLATAQIQVSFPVSRAVFQRNQSNEATFRITGYYTSAVTRIEARIQARDGQGTSTDWAAIQNNPTGGVFAGDLKGKGGWYNLEVRGMNNDQQVGNVTTIERVGIGEVFVVAGQSNAQGVHQSAPNPQNDRVNCVNYQYPGDGFPNDPPTPVFSMLDNTDGFSIAPRGVGSWCWGLLGDLLVKRLNVPIMFFNGAFTGTAVRNWRESAPEGGVAYSVYSGAPYSPRQPYINLKLALQYYANMLGVRAVLWHQGEADNLINTSANSYANDLQFVINQARQDYGQNMSWMVARASYGDFIGGTDQQIIAGQNQVISTVSNVFAGPNTDGIQVPRTRPPLNDPDGVHFDYNGLVEVAGAWNGSLTDAFFQTSTPISPALAPTVSVECAGSNNLKLTVAGNYPTVQWESGESGSSITKGAGTYRAKVKDSKGNTFYTGQIRVSDAPVALVVGNRPPSVCIGSSLSLTSNYDNVTWINQQNNTTVSTSRGFSTTTAGIYFVRYRDISGCDFTSNTLNVTVNPLPATPTITNEKSTTFCQGDNTTLRASSDNVQYNWSDGQNGKVATIGSSGFYFLTVTDQNGCTSAQSNTIVVTANPVPAKPVISANGPTIFCADRNVTLTAPQNVAYQWTSGQTSQSITLNQSGNFAVRTRNEFGCTSEESDQVIIKVNPLPQTPTVSAAGITTFCEGNRVTLNAASAVGVVWSSGQTDKSIVVTTSGNYAVQARDENNCLSPYSSVIPVKVNPLPATPTIVANPSSTICEGDKVTLRVDGQYTVFWSTGDSTQSITRTTEGTYSAKIRDVNGCVSAQAGSTTVELRPLPPAPTINVAGTYTLQAISSTNGTIFRWRRDNDSLAVQTSSIKASESGTYTARASIVYSGTLTCFSQPSAPLTFTIDPNDKGLSVYPNPNPDKILTIETKENLTNATLTIYTLTGQVVLKTAVPTFDDRKQLTLTAMPSGSYILRVQSPGFDVSKRIILGL from the coding sequence ATGAACCATTTTTTCAGGACGCTCGGTACAACAGTCTGTTTACTCTTATCTTTTCTGGCAACAGCACAGATTCAGGTGTCTTTCCCCGTGAGCCGGGCTGTTTTTCAACGTAATCAGTCAAATGAAGCAACTTTTCGAATTACAGGCTATTATACATCAGCAGTAACCCGCATAGAAGCTCGTATACAAGCACGCGACGGTCAGGGTACGTCAACTGATTGGGCTGCTATTCAGAATAATCCTACAGGGGGCGTCTTTGCAGGCGATTTGAAAGGAAAAGGCGGTTGGTATAATCTTGAGGTGCGTGGTATGAATAATGACCAGCAGGTTGGGAATGTAACCACCATTGAGCGAGTAGGTATTGGCGAGGTATTTGTCGTAGCGGGGCAATCCAATGCACAGGGCGTTCATCAAAGTGCGCCAAACCCTCAAAATGACCGGGTAAATTGTGTAAATTACCAGTATCCAGGAGACGGCTTTCCAAATGACCCTCCAACTCCCGTTTTTTCCATGCTGGACAATACGGACGGATTTTCGATTGCACCTCGAGGGGTAGGAAGTTGGTGCTGGGGCTTGTTAGGCGATCTATTGGTAAAGCGACTCAACGTTCCTATCATGTTCTTCAACGGCGCTTTCACAGGAACGGCTGTTCGGAACTGGCGGGAAAGTGCACCCGAAGGAGGAGTAGCTTACAGCGTGTACAGCGGAGCCCCCTATAGTCCACGCCAACCTTATATCAACTTAAAACTGGCTCTCCAGTATTACGCCAACATGCTGGGTGTGCGTGCTGTACTATGGCATCAGGGCGAAGCAGATAATTTGATCAATACCAGCGCAAACTCCTACGCCAACGACTTACAGTTTGTGATTAATCAGGCTCGTCAGGATTATGGTCAGAACATGTCCTGGATGGTTGCCAGAGCTAGCTACGGTGATTTTATAGGGGGTACAGACCAACAAATCATTGCTGGGCAGAACCAGGTCATAAGTACCGTATCTAATGTATTTGCAGGCCCTAATACCGACGGTATCCAAGTACCGCGTACACGACCGCCTTTAAATGATCCCGACGGCGTTCACTTCGATTATAACGGCCTTGTTGAGGTTGCTGGCGCCTGGAATGGCAGCTTAACCGATGCCTTTTTTCAAACCTCAACGCCAATTAGCCCTGCTTTGGCACCAACCGTCAGTGTAGAATGTGCTGGCAGCAATAACCTGAAATTGACGGTTGCCGGAAACTATCCAACCGTACAATGGGAATCGGGTGAGTCGGGGAGTTCAATCACAAAAGGAGCTGGAACTTACCGGGCTAAAGTTAAAGATTCGAAAGGTAACACATTTTATACGGGCCAAATCAGAGTCTCTGATGCCCCTGTTGCCTTGGTCGTTGGCAATCGTCCTCCTTCGGTATGTATAGGCAGTAGCCTTTCCCTAACAAGTAACTATGATAATGTTACCTGGATCAATCAGCAAAATAATACCACGGTAAGTACCTCCCGAGGATTTTCTACGACTACAGCGGGTATCTATTTTGTACGTTACCGAGATATAAGTGGTTGTGACTTTACCTCAAATACCCTCAATGTGACAGTTAATCCATTACCTGCCACGCCAACAATCACCAACGAAAAGTCAACGACCTTCTGCCAGGGAGATAATACAACGCTCCGTGCCAGTAGTGATAACGTACAGTATAACTGGAGCGACGGTCAAAATGGTAAAGTAGCCACTATTGGATCGTCTGGCTTCTACTTTCTGACAGTTACTGATCAAAACGGCTGTACATCTGCCCAATCGAATACCATCGTTGTCACGGCAAACCCTGTACCAGCCAAGCCCGTTATTTCGGCCAATGGACCGACTATTTTTTGTGCGGATCGTAACGTAACCCTAACAGCTCCCCAGAACGTAGCCTACCAGTGGACCAGTGGTCAGACCTCACAGAGCATCACCCTGAACCAGTCGGGCAACTTTGCGGTTCGTACCCGCAACGAGTTTGGCTGTACGTCCGAGGAGTCTGACCAAGTGATTATTAAAGTAAATCCATTGCCCCAAACACCTACTGTGTCGGCTGCGGGTATAACAACCTTTTGCGAAGGAAACCGGGTTACTCTAAACGCGGCCAGTGCCGTAGGCGTAGTCTGGTCGAGTGGCCAAACGGATAAATCAATTGTGGTCACCACGTCTGGCAATTATGCTGTACAGGCCCGGGACGAAAATAATTGTCTGTCGCCCTACTCATCGGTTATTCCTGTAAAAGTAAACCCACTGCCAGCTACTCCAACCATTGTAGCCAACCCATCATCGACCATATGCGAGGGAGATAAAGTTACCTTACGCGTAGATGGACAGTATACGGTTTTCTGGAGCACGGGCGATTCGACGCAGAGCATTACCCGAACTACTGAGGGGACTTATTCAGCTAAAATTCGGGATGTGAATGGCTGTGTGTCAGCCCAGGCAGGCTCAACAACTGTTGAATTAAGACCTTTGCCTCCAGCCCCAACAATCAATGTAGCTGGTACATATACATTACAAGCCATCAGTTCAACAAATGGCACCATATTTCGCTGGCGTCGTGACAACGACTCTCTGGCCGTACAGACCTCCAGCATAAAAGCGAGTGAATCAGGCACGTACACTGCTCGTGCATCGATCGTTTATTCTGGAACGCTGACCTGCTTCTCCCAGCCATCGGCCCCACTAACCTTTACGATTGACCCGAATGACAAAGGATTAAGTGTGTACCCAAATCCAAATCCTGACAAAATCTTAACGATTGAAACAAAAGAGAACCTAACGAATGCTACGCTTACCATTTACACGCTCACGGGGCAGGTAGTATTGAAGACAGCGGTACCAACGTTTGATGATCGAAAACAACTCACTTTAACAGCAATGCCGTCGGGTTCTTATATTCTTCGGGTTCAATCGCCGGGTTTCGACGTTTCAAAGCGAATAATCCTCGGATTGTAA
- the obgE gene encoding GTPase ObgE produces the protein MASSNFIDYVKINCRSGAGGAGSVHFRREKHTPKGGPDGGDGGRGGHIILRGNAQLWTLLHLKYRKHVKAGNGVAGEGGRRSGAQGEDVILEVPLGTIARNPDSGEQLAEITEDQQEIILFPGGRGGLGNDHYKTSTQQAPYYAQPGEPGMDEWVILELKLLADVGLVGFPNAGKSTLLSVLSAARPEIADYPFTTLVPNLGVVAYRDFKSFVMADIPGIIEGASQGKGLGLRFLRHIERNSVLLFLIPATSDDIRKEYNTLLHELREFNPELMDKTRLLAITKMDLVDDDTLAGLKEYLPKKVPVAFISSVSQRGLEELKDIIWQNLTAVDPST, from the coding sequence ATGGCTTCGTCAAATTTTATTGATTACGTTAAAATAAATTGTCGGTCAGGTGCTGGCGGAGCGGGATCAGTCCACTTTCGTCGGGAAAAGCACACCCCCAAAGGCGGACCTGATGGTGGAGATGGTGGACGAGGAGGGCATATTATTTTACGTGGTAATGCACAACTCTGGACGTTGCTGCACCTGAAATACCGGAAGCATGTTAAAGCAGGCAACGGGGTAGCGGGTGAAGGTGGCCGACGAAGTGGAGCACAGGGAGAAGATGTCATCCTAGAAGTACCCCTGGGTACTATTGCCCGAAATCCTGATTCAGGAGAACAACTGGCGGAAATCACTGAAGATCAACAGGAGATTATTTTGTTTCCGGGCGGCCGTGGCGGCCTGGGAAATGATCATTATAAAACATCGACTCAGCAGGCACCCTACTACGCTCAACCGGGTGAGCCGGGTATGGATGAATGGGTTATCCTGGAATTGAAATTATTGGCCGATGTCGGTCTGGTTGGATTCCCGAATGCTGGAAAATCCACTTTATTATCGGTCTTGTCTGCAGCACGCCCCGAAATTGCCGACTATCCCTTTACAACCCTCGTACCCAATCTGGGAGTCGTAGCTTATCGAGACTTCAAGTCATTCGTTATGGCCGACATTCCAGGGATTATTGAAGGTGCTTCACAGGGCAAGGGGCTTGGTCTACGATTTTTACGCCATATCGAACGGAACTCAGTCTTATTGTTTCTCATTCCGGCTACCTCTGACGATATACGGAAAGAATATAATACGCTGCTCCATGAACTGCGCGAGTTCAATCCAGAATTGATGGATAAAACACGCCTGCTCGCCATTACTAAAATGGATTTAGTCGATGATGACACGTTAGCGGGTTTAAAGGAGTATTTACCTAAGAAAGTACCAGTCGCATTTATTTCATCGGTAAGCCAACGTGGGCTTGAGGAGTTAAAAGATATCATCTGGCAAAATCTGACGGCCGTTGACCCAAGCACGTAG
- a CDS encoding adenylate kinase — protein sequence MLNLVLFGPPGAGKGTQSEKLIQKYNLVHLSTGDLLRSQIAAGTELGLRAKQLMDNGLLVPDEVVIGMIESKLQENQAAPGFIFDGFPRTVNQAIALDQLLDQHQTRITVMVALVVDSEELTRRLLLRGQTSGRPDDQNEELIRRRVKEYNDKTAPVADYYNQQEKYVAIDGIGSIEDIFQTICQKIEESVVR from the coding sequence ATGCTTAATCTTGTACTGTTTGGCCCGCCGGGAGCAGGGAAAGGTACCCAAAGCGAAAAGTTAATTCAAAAATACAATCTGGTTCACTTGTCTACAGGCGATTTGCTACGATCGCAAATTGCTGCGGGTACCGAGCTTGGCCTCAGAGCCAAACAATTAATGGATAACGGCTTATTGGTTCCCGATGAAGTCGTAATTGGGATGATTGAGAGTAAATTGCAGGAAAATCAAGCGGCTCCTGGGTTTATTTTCGATGGGTTTCCACGAACTGTCAACCAGGCCATTGCCCTTGATCAACTGCTAGATCAGCATCAAACCCGGATCACGGTCATGGTTGCCCTGGTTGTTGACAGTGAAGAATTGACCCGACGCCTTTTATTACGCGGGCAAACTTCGGGCCGCCCCGACGACCAGAACGAAGAGCTGATTCGTCGGCGTGTTAAAGAGTATAACGACAAAACAGCTCCCGTGGCTGACTATTATAATCAACAGGAAAAATACGTAGCCATCGACGGCATCGGTAGTATTGAAGATATTTTTCAAACTATCTGTCAAAAAATTGAAGAGTCGGTTGTGCGGTAG
- a CDS encoding tetratricopeptide repeat protein — translation MMNNRKQSLLTILFVGATITTPLVAQDLQSALKDIEADRYTKAEQTLTKLASSSPNAENQFYLGYYYLRSGQTDKAKAAFEKGAAADAKNQLNNIGLAGVALSKGDGPAAKTLIDNAVAATKSKDQNVLIRGGEMYTLFEDPKKNNPAEAIRLLTIADEKDKKNENSEIEMLLGDAYFLKNDGGNAITKYENAMTITPNLAEANYKIGRLYLRGKNYTKAQEYFKLAIQNDPEFAPTYLAYADALANSRAYKSAAQNYELYVQKSGTTDPEQLLDIARYKFLAEDYQGAITYLDQLKGKINNPIIDRMYGWAYTALGKNQEAIESLNRFINAAPQKVMADDYKFLGRAYNQTNTPEGDSLAIVNLEKAAPMDTTENLYREIAKTFYDNKKYDKAAAYYTKTIQTDKKPQNNDYLWLGLASYQYAPRVGRDSTAAPMDTAQIRQIKQMYYLKADSAFSIMAQKIEADGKKYPLAYYYRAGANYYAYTNDKLKGAELATPLYEKFIEQATTPDSTDKTDYKRYLITSYKSLAGFSLLKKDDGKAKEYFNKVLELDPNDESVKKALEDPKPAAPAAPAKAAPKAAPVKKKVAGK, via the coding sequence ATGATGAACAACCGAAAGCAGTCGCTATTGACCATCCTGTTCGTTGGGGCTACCATAACGACTCCTTTAGTGGCGCAGGATCTCCAATCAGCGTTGAAGGACATAGAGGCTGATCGTTATACAAAAGCCGAGCAAACGCTAACTAAATTAGCCAGCAGTTCGCCAAACGCTGAAAATCAGTTTTACCTTGGCTACTACTATCTGAGAAGCGGTCAAACTGACAAAGCGAAAGCCGCTTTTGAAAAAGGCGCTGCCGCTGATGCCAAAAATCAATTAAACAACATCGGTTTAGCGGGTGTAGCGCTCTCAAAAGGCGACGGCCCAGCTGCTAAAACATTGATCGACAATGCTGTTGCGGCAACGAAAAGCAAGGACCAGAATGTACTGATTCGCGGTGGCGAAATGTACACGCTATTCGAAGATCCGAAGAAAAATAATCCGGCCGAAGCGATTCGTTTACTCACAATTGCTGACGAAAAGGACAAGAAAAACGAAAATTCGGAGATCGAAATGCTTCTTGGTGATGCATACTTCCTGAAAAACGATGGTGGTAATGCGATTACCAAGTATGAAAATGCGATGACTATTACGCCAAACCTGGCTGAAGCGAACTATAAAATAGGCCGGTTATACCTGCGTGGTAAAAATTATACCAAAGCTCAGGAATATTTCAAACTGGCGATCCAGAACGACCCTGAGTTTGCGCCAACCTATCTGGCTTATGCCGATGCATTAGCTAACTCACGGGCTTACAAGAGTGCTGCTCAAAACTATGAACTGTATGTTCAGAAAAGCGGTACTACCGACCCCGAACAACTGCTGGATATAGCTCGGTATAAATTTCTGGCGGAAGATTATCAGGGCGCAATCACTTACCTGGATCAATTGAAAGGAAAAATCAATAACCCAATCATTGACCGGATGTACGGTTGGGCTTACACAGCTTTGGGAAAAAACCAGGAAGCCATTGAATCATTGAACCGCTTTATCAATGCCGCCCCTCAAAAGGTAATGGCTGATGATTACAAATTCCTTGGTCGTGCATACAATCAGACAAATACCCCAGAAGGTGATTCGTTGGCTATTGTAAATTTGGAGAAAGCTGCTCCGATGGACACAACGGAGAATCTGTATCGTGAAATTGCTAAGACGTTCTACGATAACAAAAAGTATGACAAAGCAGCCGCTTATTACACAAAAACCATCCAGACCGATAAGAAACCTCAGAACAATGACTATCTGTGGTTAGGTTTGGCAAGCTATCAATATGCTCCTCGTGTAGGTCGCGATAGTACCGCTGCTCCAATGGATACTGCCCAGATTCGTCAGATAAAACAAATGTATTATCTGAAAGCAGATTCAGCCTTCTCAATCATGGCGCAGAAGATTGAAGCAGACGGCAAAAAATATCCTTTGGCTTATTACTATCGTGCAGGCGCAAACTATTATGCCTATACAAACGATAAGCTGAAAGGGGCTGAATTAGCAACTCCTCTCTACGAAAAATTCATTGAGCAGGCTACGACTCCTGACTCAACTGATAAAACTGATTACAAGCGTTATCTGATTACTTCATATAAGTCGCTGGCAGGGTTTAGCTTACTGAAAAAGGATGATGGGAAAGCCAAAGAATATTTCAATAAAGTGCTTGAGCTTGATCCGAACGATGAAAGCGTGAAAAAAGCACTTGAAGATCCGAAACCAGCAGCGCCCGCAGCACCAGCAAAGGCTGCTCCAAAAGCTGCTCCTGTGAAGAAGAAAGTTGCCGGTAAATAA
- a CDS encoding PstS family phosphate ABC transporter substrate-binding protein, translated as MTNRFWVFAGLLLSLFGCSTDKPLDNPSRGEIVIAADESFQPLVMQLTSAYSGIYPDAHFKVVYRPEQEAINMMLKDSARLVFATRSLKPNESAVLKQRKIKGATEKIATDGVALIINKANTDSLITMNELKDIFNGQIKQWSQLKAGNLSAPITLVFDNNNSSNLEFVLNTFNVKDVKSLRIFTTHSNREVIDFVRKNPSALGFIGVNWISDSDEPLSVELARDLRVMGVSPKPTPTKRDDYFQPFQEDLGMQRYPLRRPVYILSRETHPGLGGGLINYITRDAGSLIIRKLGLWPRMPYDRIINLTK; from the coding sequence ATGACTAATCGATTTTGGGTGTTTGCTGGGCTATTGCTGAGCCTGTTTGGATGTAGTACGGATAAACCGTTAGACAACCCATCGAGGGGCGAAATTGTAATTGCCGCTGATGAATCGTTTCAGCCATTGGTCATGCAGTTGACCTCAGCTTATTCAGGCATTTATCCTGATGCTCACTTTAAAGTAGTGTACAGGCCAGAGCAGGAAGCGATCAATATGATGCTTAAAGATAGTGCCCGGCTGGTCTTTGCTACACGTTCTTTAAAGCCAAACGAGTCGGCGGTACTTAAACAACGAAAGATCAAGGGAGCTACGGAGAAGATTGCGACCGATGGTGTAGCCCTGATTATCAACAAGGCGAATACCGATAGCCTGATTACAATGAATGAATTAAAGGATATTTTCAATGGGCAAATCAAACAATGGTCTCAATTGAAAGCAGGAAACCTGTCGGCTCCAATAACCTTAGTCTTCGATAACAATAATTCCAGCAATTTAGAGTTTGTATTAAACACTTTTAATGTCAAAGACGTTAAGAGCCTACGAATTTTCACTACCCACTCGAATCGTGAAGTAATTGATTTCGTGCGTAAAAATCCTTCAGCACTAGGTTTTATCGGTGTCAACTGGATAAGTGATAGCGATGAACCTCTTTCTGTTGAATTGGCTCGTGATTTACGGGTAATGGGTGTATCGCCCAAACCCACCCCAACGAAACGGGACGATTATTTTCAACCGTTTCAGGAAGATTTAGGCATGCAACGCTACCCGTTACGGCGACCTGTCTATATTTTAAGTCGGGAAACGCACCCAGGTTTGGGTGGTGGGTTGATAAATTACATCACTCGTGATGCCGGATCACTGATCATTCGTAAATTGGGACTTTGGCCCAGAATGCCATATGATCGAATCATTAACTTAACAAAGTGA
- a CDS encoding energy transducer TonB, which produces MAEVDQKATLDDIVFAHRNKAYGAYDLRKTYPKTVTRALIIGGVLFTLGVLSPTIISALTPEKKEEAMVEVDLMKLPPPPIDPNEPPPPPPPPVELPKVNTVKFLPPEVKPDEEVPEETPPPAVEELKEAVAAEKTQEGDPNAEEVIAAPEATAAPTKVEVAVEAAPKEEEIFTVVEQQPEFPGGMAALGQYLSKTLRYPAAAQRANISGRVFVSFVVNTDGSIQDVAVLKGLGFGTDEEAQRVVKSMPKWRPGKQSGRPVRVKYNLPINFTLE; this is translated from the coding sequence ATGGCAGAAGTAGACCAAAAGGCAACACTTGATGATATCGTGTTTGCCCACCGGAACAAAGCATATGGTGCTTATGATCTTCGGAAAACGTACCCTAAAACCGTAACACGTGCCCTCATTATTGGTGGTGTTCTGTTTACGCTGGGCGTACTTTCTCCAACGATTATTAGTGCCCTGACTCCGGAGAAAAAGGAAGAAGCAATGGTTGAGGTGGATCTGATGAAGCTCCCACCACCACCCATTGACCCAAATGAGCCACCACCACCGCCACCACCACCGGTCGAACTACCAAAGGTGAATACGGTGAAGTTCCTTCCACCGGAAGTAAAGCCGGATGAAGAAGTGCCTGAAGAAACGCCACCACCAGCCGTTGAAGAGCTGAAAGAGGCTGTTGCCGCTGAAAAAACGCAGGAAGGTGACCCTAATGCTGAAGAGGTAATTGCAGCGCCTGAAGCTACTGCGGCTCCCACCAAAGTAGAGGTCGCTGTAGAAGCCGCTCCGAAAGAAGAGGAAATCTTTACAGTGGTAGAACAGCAACCCGAATTCCCAGGTGGTATGGCCGCTCTTGGTCAGTACCTGAGCAAAACGCTCCGATACCCTGCTGCCGCTCAGCGTGCAAATATATCGGGTCGGGTATTCGTCAGCTTCGTTGTTAATACGGACGGTAGTATTCAGGACGTGGCAGTTCTAAAAGGACTGGGTTTCGGTACGGATGAAGAGGCTCAGCGTGTAGTAAAAAGCATGCCAAAGTGGCGTCCTGGTAAACAGTCAGGCCGTCCGGTACGGGTAAAATACAACCTGCCGATCAACTTCACGCTGGAGTAA
- a CDS encoding ExbD/TolR family protein, translated as MAEINTGGGGGKHDGGKVRSKKASTRVDMTPMVDLGFLLITFFILATTLSKPSSMTLNVPDKTKTEETEPIKASNVMTIFLGKDNKAYYIFGKAANEDPEVKTVGYGYEFRQAIQENARKVPADKFVVVVKPTKESTYKNMVDVLDEMAITKTKRYALVDQLTPDEKKLLKDKAKIDA; from the coding sequence ATGGCAGAAATTAACACTGGCGGTGGTGGTGGTAAACATGATGGTGGTAAGGTACGCTCCAAGAAAGCGTCGACGCGGGTGGATATGACCCCGATGGTTGACCTGGGCTTCCTGCTGATTACCTTCTTCATTTTGGCCACCACCCTGAGCAAACCATCTTCGATGACGCTCAACGTGCCAGATAAAACAAAGACCGAAGAAACGGAGCCTATTAAGGCGTCCAACGTTATGACGATCTTCCTGGGTAAAGACAATAAAGCCTATTACATCTTTGGTAAAGCGGCTAACGAAGACCCAGAAGTGAAGACCGTTGGTTACGGTTACGAATTTCGGCAGGCCATTCAGGAGAATGCCCGCAAAGTTCCAGCCGATAAGTTTGTTGTGGTAGTGAAACCAACCAAAGAATCGACCTACAAAAATATGGTTGACGTACTGGATGAGATGGCTATTACCAAAACCAAACGCTACGCACTTGTGGATCAGTTAACTCCTGACGAGAAAAAACTCCTCAAGGATAAGGCAAAAATAGACGCATAA
- a CDS encoding ExbD/TolR family protein produces MPAVKIKRASSTVDMTAMCDVAFLLLTFFILTAQFRAQDAATIETPSSISGIKVPDKDIMTIGLGRDGKVYFGIDNQQHRLAMLDNIAQAKGITFSPKEQKEFALMSNFGMPIAQLKQFLNLSHEQQAKIKQPGIPTDSTGAGVTNELKDWVFNARKANNDLRIALKGDNLAKFPEFKNVLATLQAQNINKFNLITGTEAPPAGWKADD; encoded by the coding sequence ATGCCAGCAGTAAAAATTAAACGTGCCAGTTCGACGGTAGATATGACCGCGATGTGCGACGTGGCGTTCCTGTTGTTGACGTTCTTTATTCTGACCGCTCAATTCCGTGCGCAGGATGCCGCAACAATCGAAACCCCCTCGTCTATTTCTGGCATTAAGGTTCCTGACAAGGACATCATGACCATTGGTCTTGGCAGAGATGGTAAAGTCTACTTTGGTATTGATAACCAGCAGCACCGGTTGGCTATGCTGGATAACATTGCCCAGGCAAAAGGCATTACCTTTTCACCAAAAGAGCAGAAGGAGTTCGCCCTTATGTCGAACTTCGGTATGCCAATCGCTCAGTTAAAGCAGTTCCTTAACCTGTCGCACGAGCAACAGGCGAAAATTAAACAGCCTGGTATCCCTACCGATTCGACAGGGGCCGGTGTTACAAATGAACTGAAAGACTGGGTGTTTAACGCCCGTAAGGCTAACAACGATCTCCGAATTGCGTTGAAAGGCGACAACCTTGCCAAGTTCCCCGAATTCAAGAACGTCTTAGCTACGCTGCAAGCACAAAACATCAACAAATTCAACCTGATCACTGGTACGGAAGCACCACCGGCAGGTTGGAAAGCGGATGACTAA
- a CDS encoding MotA/TolQ/ExbB proton channel family protein produces MKTQTPSPAPAKAPAPKKKSSGGLNPAFVLPVLLIIGILTYMFVFGDGSHFQEGDNTKEPLPGDYFGTVYKGGFIVPILFTCFLTVLVFSIERFFTIGRANGSGSIDDFVRKVKSQLDRNEVAAAIQECDRQKGSIGNVVKTALLKYQQLSTDTELNKEQKLVALQKEVEEATTLELPMLEKNLTIIATLASVSTLIALLGTVLGMIRAFAAMGATGQPDTAALSTGISEALVNTALGIGTAAIATIMYSYFTSRIDVLTYNIDEIGLSIQQNFAAHY; encoded by the coding sequence ATGAAAACACAAACTCCCTCTCCAGCACCCGCTAAAGCACCAGCCCCAAAAAAGAAGTCGTCGGGCGGTCTGAACCCCGCGTTCGTCCTTCCGGTTCTGTTGATCATCGGTATCCTGACGTACATGTTCGTCTTCGGTGATGGCAGTCACTTTCAGGAAGGCGACAATACCAAAGAACCTCTTCCAGGCGACTACTTCGGTACCGTGTATAAGGGAGGATTCATTGTACCTATTCTGTTCACCTGTTTCCTGACCGTATTAGTGTTCTCAATTGAGCGCTTCTTCACGATCGGTCGTGCGAACGGTTCAGGTTCGATTGACGATTTCGTTCGGAAAGTCAAAAGCCAACTCGACCGCAATGAAGTGGCTGCTGCTATCCAGGAGTGCGATCGTCAGAAAGGCTCTATCGGCAATGTAGTGAAAACGGCTCTGCTGAAGTACCAGCAATTATCGACCGATACCGAGTTGAACAAAGAACAAAAGTTAGTTGCCTTGCAGAAAGAAGTTGAAGAAGCTACTACCTTGGAGCTGCCAATGCTGGAGAAAAACCTGACCATCATTGCTACGCTGGCTTCGGTTTCGACGCTGATCGCCCTGCTTGGAACGGTACTTGGTATGATTCGGGCCTTCGCTGCCATGGGTGCAACGGGCCAACCTGACACAGCTGCTCTTTCGACGGGTATTTCTGAAGCTCTGGTAAACACGGCTCTTGGAATCGGTACAGCTGCTATCGCTACGATCATGTATAGCTACTTCACTAGCCGCATCGACGTATTGACCTACAACATCGACGAAATCGGTCTGAGCATCCAGCAAAACTTTGCGGCTCACTACTAA